GAGAATCAGATCGCTGGTGCGGTTGGTTTCTCAACCCGTGAAAATAAAGTTCACGTCTTCAGATGCAAAACCGCAATGGTTGCCTGCGGTGGTGCGGTTAATATTTTCCGTCCCCGTTCAACCGGTGAAGGTAAAGGTCGTGCATGGTACCCGGTATGGAACGCTGGTTCCACATACACCATGTGTGCCCAGGTCGGTGCTACACTGACCATGATGGAAAACCGCTTTACCCCTGCCCGTTTCAAAGACGGTTATGGTCCTGTTGGCGCATGGTTCCTTCTCTTCAAAGCCAAAGTTCAGAACGGTCTTGGTGAGTTCTATGCAAACAGCGATAAAGTAAAAGACGAACTTGAGAAATTTATGCCTTACGGCGCCTCTCCGGTTACCCCGACCTGTCTGCGTAACCATTTGATGCTCAACGAGCTGAAAGCTGGACGCGGTCCGATCTATATGGCTACTGATGTTGCCTTGAATGCCTTCATCGATGCAAAACGCGCCACCGGATTGGATGAGAAGTCAGTTCAGAAGTTCTGGAAGCATCTCGAGTCCGAAGCTTGGGAAGATTTCCTTGATATGTCAGTTGGTCAGGCTGGTCTTTGGGCCGGTGCGAACATCGAGCCGGAAAAAATTGGTTCCGAGATCATGCCAACCGAACCGTACATGCTTGGATCACATTCCGGCTGCTGTGGTATCTGGACCTCCGGTCCTGAAGAAGATTGGGTCCCTGCAGCTTATAGATGGGGCTACAACAGAATGACAACCGTTAACGGTCTGTTTACAGCAGGTGACGGTGTTGGCGCTTCCGGTCATAAATTCTCCTCCGGTTCTCACGCTGAAGGTCGAATTTGTGCCAAGCAGATGGTTAAATACTGCCGTGATCATGCTGCTTTCAAACCTGAATTGGCTCAGACCGCTCAACAGCTTGCTGACGAGATTTATGCACCGGTCAAATTGTATCATGAGCATGCTGGCAAAACCACCGCTCAGGATGTCAATCCTGAATATTGCAAACCTGCCGGTCTGATGATGCGCCTCATGAAAGCCACTGACGAGTACGGCGGCGGCGTTGCTACCTATTATATGACTTCCGGCAAACTTCTTAACATCTGTCTTGATCTTCTTAAGATGATGCGTGAAGATGCAGCGAAAATGGCTGCCGGCGATTTGCACGAACTGATGAGAGCATGGGAAAACTACCACCGCATCTGGTGTGTTGAGACCCATATCCGTCACATCGAGTTCCGTAAAGAAAGCCGCTACCCAGGATTCTACTACAGATCAGATTATCCGACCTGTGATGACGAGAACTGGAAATGCTTTGTAAACTCTACTTTCAATCCTAAAACTCAGGAATGGAAATGCGAGAAAGTTGAGTGTATCAACATTGTCGAGACAACCCCTTGGTTATAATCTCGTAGTTGATTCAGTCAGTTAGATCGAATCTCCAGGCACCAAACTGGTGCCTGGAGATTTTTCTGTAATAAGCTGGGTGGCTTGGTTGATTGAGTCTGTTTTATGTTTTTTCAGTAACGCAAGGTGAGGGAGAAGAGCAATACGTCTTAAGCCCGACTCCGAGCGAGAATAAGCCTGAAGACATTGATTCAACAGATTTCTATCTTGAACCAGAGAGACGATGGATATTTTTGGTTGCTTTGGAAGCTCAAATAGAGTAACTGGGTAAACTCCAAATCAAGAGCGGATTGAATCAAACAAACCAACCATATTACAATTTAATAAATTTTATGGAGGAATGGCATGACAGACGAGCGCAGCGCACCCGCAGGGGGTGCAGTACTGGTCGTTGGTGGAGGCATTAGCGGATTGACGGCTGCCCTGGAAGCCGCCGAGGTCGGAAATGATGTTTTTCTGATCGAAAAAAATTCTTACATGGGCGGCAGGGTTGCACAGCTTAATAAATATTTTCCAAAGATGTGCCCCCCCACCTGTGGCCTTGAAATTAATTTCAAGAGAATAAAGAATAACCGCAGGATCAGAATGTATACCATGACCGAGGTGAAAAGTGTATCCGGCTCTCCTGGCAAATATCAG
This genomic stretch from Pseudomonadota bacterium harbors:
- the aprA gene encoding adenylyl-sulfate reductase subunit alpha produces the protein MALPNKPLGELPAVTNPAIVEHDCDVLIVGGGMAACGTAFEIKKWASDDLKILLVDKASMERSGAVAQGLSAINTYIGSNPIENYVKMVRNDLMGVVREDLIYDLGRHVDESVKLFEEWGLPIWKIAEDGSNLDGAKPAKTLREGGTPVRTGKWQIMINGESYKCIVAEPAKAALGEQNCLERIFIVKMLLDKNVENQIAGAVGFSTRENKVHVFRCKTAMVACGGAVNIFRPRSTGEGKGRAWYPVWNAGSTYTMCAQVGATLTMMENRFTPARFKDGYGPVGAWFLLFKAKVQNGLGEFYANSDKVKDELEKFMPYGASPVTPTCLRNHLMLNELKAGRGPIYMATDVALNAFIDAKRATGLDEKSVQKFWKHLESEAWEDFLDMSVGQAGLWAGANIEPEKIGSEIMPTEPYMLGSHSGCCGIWTSGPEEDWVPAAYRWGYNRMTTVNGLFTAGDGVGASGHKFSSGSHAEGRICAKQMVKYCRDHAAFKPELAQTAQQLADEIYAPVKLYHEHAGKTTAQDVNPEYCKPAGLMMRLMKATDEYGGGVATYYMTSGKLLNICLDLLKMMREDAAKMAAGDLHELMRAWENYHRIWCVETHIRHIEFRKESRYPGFYYRSDYPTCDDENWKCFVNSTFNPKTQEWKCEKVECINIVETTPWL